The proteins below come from a single Saccharophagus degradans 2-40 genomic window:
- a CDS encoding LacI family DNA-binding transcriptional regulator, with product MTTKGRKPTSFDIAYRAGVSQSTVSRALRDSPLVNLETRQKVQAIAKELNYKVDKNARNLRSQQTNTIALLLCEDHGTGDSLINPFFLSMVASIVRASANRGYDVLISFQQYSDDWSAEYEDANRADGIIFLGYGDYTTYVQKLNHLDEEGAHYITWGPVLPGQPGVSIGCDNYNGAREAVKHLLAIGHKRIAFIGDTSDRSPEFKRRFEGYVQALNDAGIEFDPELQLDAETSEDSGYKAGLKLLADKTDFDAIFGASDLIAIGAMKALEEVGLLIPADKAVMGFDDIPVSAYTYPPLSTVRQNTGKAGELLVENLLALIAGESVESFLMPAELTIRGSCGTK from the coding sequence ATGACTACAAAAGGTCGCAAACCTACATCCTTTGATATCGCCTACCGTGCAGGCGTATCGCAATCTACTGTATCGCGCGCATTGCGCGATAGCCCCTTGGTTAACTTAGAAACGCGCCAAAAGGTGCAGGCCATTGCCAAAGAGCTGAATTACAAGGTAGATAAAAACGCGCGCAATTTGCGCTCTCAGCAAACCAATACCATTGCCCTGTTATTGTGTGAAGATCACGGCACAGGCGATTCGCTAATCAACCCGTTTTTCTTATCTATGGTGGCCAGTATTGTGCGCGCTAGCGCTAACCGCGGGTATGACGTACTTATCTCGTTCCAGCAATATAGCGACGACTGGAGCGCCGAATACGAAGACGCCAATCGAGCCGATGGCATCATCTTTTTAGGCTACGGCGACTACACCACCTATGTGCAAAAGCTCAATCACCTCGATGAAGAAGGGGCGCACTACATTACCTGGGGGCCAGTACTGCCTGGGCAGCCTGGGGTGTCTATTGGTTGTGATAATTATAATGGCGCTCGCGAGGCCGTGAAACACCTGCTGGCTATAGGCCATAAGCGCATTGCGTTTATAGGTGATACATCGGATAGAAGCCCAGAATTTAAACGGCGGTTCGAAGGTTATGTACAGGCACTAAACGACGCCGGTATAGAGTTTGACCCAGAGCTGCAGCTAGATGCCGAAACCTCAGAAGACTCGGGCTACAAGGCGGGTTTAAAACTGCTGGCAGATAAAACCGATTTCGACGCAATTTTTGGTGCGAGTGACTTAATTGCTATTGGCGCCATGAAAGCGCTAGAAGAGGTGGGGCTGCTTATCCCCGCCGATAAAGCGGTGATGGGCTTTGATGATATCCCTGTTTCTGCCTACACCTACCCACCGTTATCTACTGTGCGGCAAAACACCGGTAAAGCAGGGGAGCTACTAGTGGAGAACCTGTTAGCACTTATCGCTGGCGAATCGGTGGAATCGTTCTTAATGCCCGCAGAGCTTACTATTCGCGGGTCTTGCGGTACTAAGTGA
- a CDS encoding glycerophosphodiester phosphodiesterase → MLLARDFLHDYTCVNSLTFTQLKQRLHHVPTLKQVLRVAKHYATSSEDISGLLNIQLNAPSPLCDPYDIGDRVLVHTALEAIAKTGTSAQVIIESNSPTILAQVATLNRTIARNLSLTAAQLLAPQHLTDATGLPYAALAKQAGFGLQWAEIGLFFRQPSYANLEQFSFTAYLTDASFITLDKPATNQIEQLTPVGTQLWLAELQKNGIQVITYTANTRTEWNRQAHLGADGIQSNDLPMAINQQKGVQHW, encoded by the coding sequence GTGCTGTTAGCCCGCGATTTTTTACACGATTACACCTGCGTAAATTCACTTACCTTTACCCAATTAAAGCAGCGCCTGCACCATGTACCCACATTGAAGCAGGTGTTGCGAGTTGCCAAGCACTATGCAACCAGTAGCGAAGATATTAGCGGCTTACTAAATATTCAGCTTAACGCCCCCAGCCCGCTGTGCGACCCCTACGACATTGGCGATAGAGTGCTGGTGCACACCGCACTTGAAGCCATAGCCAAAACCGGTACAAGCGCACAGGTTATTATTGAGAGCAACTCCCCCACTATACTGGCTCAGGTAGCAACCCTTAACCGCACTATAGCGCGCAACCTATCGCTTACTGCCGCTCAATTGCTTGCCCCTCAACACCTTACCGATGCCACCGGCTTACCCTATGCAGCATTAGCCAAACAAGCCGGCTTTGGCTTGCAGTGGGCGGAAATAGGCCTATTTTTTCGCCAGCCTAGCTATGCCAATTTAGAGCAGTTTAGCTTTACCGCTTACCTTACCGATGCAAGCTTTATCACCCTAGATAAACCAGCCACCAACCAAATAGAGCAGCTTACCCCAGTTGGCACTCAGCTCTGGCTTGCCGAGCTGCAAAAAAACGGTATTCAGGTAATCACCTATACCGCCAACACCCGCACAGAATGGAACAGGCAGGCACACCTAGGTGCCGACGGGATACAATCTAACGACTTGCCTATGGCGATCAACCAGCAAAAGGGCGTGCAACATTGGTAA
- a CDS encoding chromosome segregation ATPase has product MSELTLATANLSQACVEELSKYFDTSTLPTTTSAPKSLTILGVKCDLVFTSANSDASQIIIAASPQPNSNWNLGDCLPKLPGTEEESSADRLFRMRHLSFEKSLWLLVWGENIDPKMVRSQLLDSEGFKNWANLHATKAPTTSANSNTTDYAAFFDSLGFNVNDIALSTGDSKTNITTSGLFIWGEIHQTDANRALEQLPWLNDIQTFLSTSNLRFACAKIQYKSNYPQVSVQLPPSDTSFGNNQLQFTNAAVTLLSTPYFTPSDTSISVSGDFVFGQNIIIHTDLVYPIHSDLIWAKGTYKGSVESLLGGEATLGLPSDGPALANEDTIELELEFSKSRRTLTKISFAAQLNENQWTAIPAPINLTLEGLAFYITILEPFSASRNVSAQLLCDATFASESNTPYSLTCGGTYPEGQLFLRAKQPLPIGSLISNLIGSSNGLDAFTFDDLRIDYNYRSNIFGLNIDVNGPWQIADGFTARDIALRIDRNNGFSGGINATLTLAESEAILEAQKENSESNWVFSANIAELHLGKLISQLFTELALPVTLPDIILANTQLALEPAKGNYSFQSQTGSNSQWNLDLDVTKLTISALTLSAEKTDGNFNGKLLGSASLFGTNVAVSVELTNALTLTVSATNVNLSRIIDELLPEIGFPAEIPNVVFDTVSMTVTPATKEFSLNASTTEDWEIPLGATGFLVEDIQFTAQRKQAANNTYKTSGTVVGNASLGPVSFDLNYSYPGELHLGTEIPKLNLSPVIQDMCGPDSLMEINLPPSVSNLALENIKLTVSPNKKSMSLSSQSPLGDTELLITQTRQKKWAFMVAFAPPAQWKFSSIDNALAVMDDLTFRDTGLIISSAQDDLPPITIVTVPQSLKLVKGLNFFATLDMTGLGVDDLMSVKSLTVSTTIGTSIDTVRLAAAMEGSFKIDDNVALGDMEFFLRPAPSNFQLGISGSVLAKIDQSDLRFIGTMSIRPTERSAAFAATMLGNWDQPFGIKGLALQNVAIEVGVGIVPPPAVAAPIVGLAGSIAIGSFTGSAAIKFDTATPTKSMIAASFNQIFLKDVVQTFCEDKVYNAIPAAIRNSVLSAGMEDVAVYAVPQLTTIGELVYEAGFKFEGKISVANFDAQCMFLLDYKQGFAIKGTCDPIVIEDIFKITGVETSPGPLLDIDLRVGGNPHIQIEGLIDLLGINALALVSVSDSGFRFEVEGQIFDLFSAKIAASGGNIKEGGDFYLMVEMHNELITYLREQALKGIQNAANDATESLSSAQNEVDKAQREVNKLNQEIDEQRAKIKKERARDARNVKNAEDAVNSAQKEVNRLQSLINATRKTIEQERARDTKRIKDAESAVANAQSKVNALQTDINKMRKTINAERVKTTRDLNSAKKTLTNAQNEVSSLQRKINTNNKKISSLKKNISDKKRWYNKSKWYQKSYRWAEFSAYSAAKGAEITALYTAIGSLETAKATANAALEIAKQSVRGIQAAADTFPVDADPRIAALFTAKETANIALEAAKQTLKGLQATIKLVPVDSDPRILGLFTAKETANAALEVAKQSLISLQAAIKDFPIDADPRIAALFSALGMATGGLQSAKLILEGIKQSVGGLAEASSFIVEYGLGGVLDIKRIYFEGSLNVVKGGNVSMALQLVLMKNNLNVDLAFSFHDPLKSADALVKKLLKEIG; this is encoded by the coding sequence ATGAGCGAATTAACACTAGCAACCGCCAACCTTTCGCAAGCTTGCGTAGAAGAATTAAGTAAATACTTCGACACATCTACACTGCCAACAACAACTTCGGCCCCCAAATCGCTAACCATATTGGGGGTAAAATGCGACCTAGTATTTACCTCTGCCAATAGTGATGCATCACAAATAATTATTGCCGCCAGCCCGCAACCAAACAGCAACTGGAATTTAGGCGATTGCCTACCGAAATTACCGGGCACAGAAGAAGAAAGCAGCGCAGATCGCCTATTTCGTATGCGTCACCTTAGCTTTGAAAAGTCGTTATGGTTACTTGTGTGGGGTGAGAATATAGACCCCAAAATGGTGCGCAGCCAATTACTAGATTCTGAAGGTTTTAAAAATTGGGCTAACCTCCATGCAACCAAGGCGCCAACCACAAGCGCAAACAGCAACACAACCGATTACGCAGCATTTTTTGATAGCCTTGGGTTTAATGTAAATGACATTGCCTTATCAACGGGCGATAGCAAAACCAACATAACCACAAGTGGATTATTTATTTGGGGTGAGATACATCAAACTGATGCAAACCGCGCACTGGAACAATTGCCGTGGCTAAACGACATACAAACATTTTTGAGCACGAGCAACTTGCGTTTTGCTTGCGCAAAAATTCAATATAAGTCCAACTACCCACAGGTAAGCGTTCAATTACCACCTAGCGATACAAGCTTTGGCAACAATCAACTGCAATTTACTAACGCGGCTGTCACGCTTTTATCTACCCCCTATTTTACACCGTCGGATACCAGCATAAGTGTATCGGGCGATTTTGTTTTCGGCCAAAACATTATTATTCATACCGACCTAGTTTACCCAATTCATAGCGATTTAATTTGGGCAAAAGGGACCTATAAGGGCTCCGTGGAATCGCTATTAGGTGGCGAAGCAACACTAGGCCTGCCCAGCGATGGACCTGCGTTAGCAAACGAAGATACTATCGAGCTAGAACTAGAGTTTTCTAAATCGCGCAGAACCTTGACCAAAATAAGTTTTGCCGCCCAATTAAACGAAAACCAATGGACAGCCATACCTGCGCCTATTAACCTAACCCTAGAAGGCTTAGCTTTTTATATCACCATCCTCGAGCCGTTTTCCGCATCGCGCAATGTAAGCGCACAATTACTATGCGACGCGACGTTTGCCAGTGAGAGTAATACTCCTTATTCGCTAACGTGTGGCGGCACCTACCCAGAGGGGCAGCTATTCTTACGCGCTAAGCAGCCCCTACCCATTGGTTCACTTATTTCCAACTTAATTGGTAGCAGCAATGGGCTAGATGCATTTACTTTCGACGACCTGCGTATAGATTACAACTACCGGTCTAACATTTTTGGTTTAAACATAGATGTGAACGGCCCGTGGCAAATAGCAGACGGGTTTACCGCGCGCGATATTGCATTGCGTATAGACCGCAACAACGGTTTTAGCGGCGGTATAAATGCCACACTAACACTCGCCGAAAGCGAAGCCATTCTAGAAGCGCAAAAAGAAAATAGTGAAAGCAACTGGGTGTTTAGCGCGAATATTGCAGAGCTACACTTAGGTAAACTTATCTCGCAATTATTTACCGAACTCGCGCTGCCCGTAACGCTACCAGATATCATACTTGCAAACACTCAGCTTGCGCTCGAACCGGCAAAGGGCAATTATAGTTTTCAATCACAAACCGGTAGTAACTCGCAATGGAATCTCGATTTAGACGTTACCAAACTCACTATAAGCGCACTGACTTTATCGGCAGAGAAAACAGATGGAAATTTCAATGGTAAATTATTAGGAAGCGCATCGTTATTCGGTACAAACGTTGCCGTTAGTGTAGAGCTCACCAATGCCCTTACCCTCACAGTTAGCGCAACTAACGTTAATTTATCGCGCATTATTGATGAGCTACTACCCGAGATAGGCTTCCCTGCAGAAATTCCCAATGTGGTATTCGACACTGTATCAATGACAGTAACACCCGCAACCAAAGAATTTTCTCTAAACGCTTCCACCACGGAAGATTGGGAAATTCCACTGGGCGCAACAGGATTTTTAGTAGAAGACATTCAATTTACTGCGCAGCGCAAACAAGCTGCCAATAACACCTACAAAACAAGCGGCACAGTAGTAGGTAACGCATCACTTGGCCCAGTATCTTTCGATTTAAATTATAGCTACCCAGGTGAATTACACTTAGGCACAGAAATACCCAAGCTAAATTTATCACCCGTAATACAAGACATGTGCGGGCCAGATAGTTTAATGGAGATTAATTTACCACCTAGCGTAAGCAATTTAGCACTGGAAAACATTAAACTTACCGTATCGCCAAACAAAAAGTCTATGTCGCTTTCCAGCCAATCACCACTGGGGGATACCGAACTACTTATAACCCAAACGCGACAAAAAAAATGGGCCTTTATGGTGGCCTTTGCACCGCCCGCTCAATGGAAGTTTTCGAGTATAGATAATGCCCTCGCGGTTATGGATGATTTAACCTTCAGAGATACCGGCTTAATCATTAGTTCTGCGCAGGATGACCTCCCCCCAATAACCATAGTAACGGTGCCGCAAAGCCTTAAATTAGTAAAAGGCCTAAACTTTTTTGCAACACTCGATATGACAGGCCTAGGTGTAGATGATTTAATGTCGGTTAAATCACTTACCGTTAGCACTACAATCGGTACCAGTATCGATACTGTTCGCTTGGCCGCAGCAATGGAAGGCAGTTTTAAAATTGACGACAATGTTGCCCTTGGCGATATGGAATTCTTTTTGCGTCCCGCGCCTAGTAACTTTCAGCTTGGTATAAGCGGCTCGGTACTGGCCAAAATAGATCAAAGTGATTTACGTTTTATAGGCACTATGTCTATTCGCCCCACCGAACGCAGCGCCGCCTTTGCTGCCACCATGCTGGGCAACTGGGATCAACCTTTTGGTATAAAAGGCCTTGCCCTGCAAAATGTAGCCATTGAAGTTGGTGTAGGCATAGTGCCACCGCCGGCTGTTGCAGCACCGATTGTGGGCTTGGCGGGCAGTATTGCAATTGGCTCATTCACGGGCTCTGCCGCAATAAAATTTGATACAGCCACCCCCACAAAAAGCATGATAGCGGCATCGTTTAACCAAATATTTTTAAAGGATGTAGTACAAACATTTTGCGAAGACAAAGTTTACAACGCGATACCCGCCGCAATACGTAACTCAGTACTAAGCGCAGGCATGGAAGACGTAGCCGTTTATGCTGTACCGCAGTTAACAACCATTGGAGAACTTGTTTACGAAGCTGGATTTAAATTTGAAGGCAAAATTTCTGTCGCTAATTTTGATGCGCAATGTATGTTCCTATTAGATTACAAACAGGGTTTTGCAATTAAAGGCACGTGCGACCCAATTGTAATTGAAGATATTTTTAAAATTACCGGCGTAGAAACCTCGCCTGGGCCGCTACTCGACATAGATCTGCGTGTAGGCGGCAACCCACATATTCAAATTGAAGGGCTTATCGATTTATTGGGCATAAACGCTTTGGCGCTGGTATCGGTAAGCGATAGTGGTTTCCGCTTTGAAGTAGAAGGCCAAATTTTTGATCTGTTTAGTGCAAAAATAGCAGCAAGCGGCGGCAATATAAAAGAAGGTGGCGATTTCTATTTAATGGTAGAAATGCACAACGAACTCATCACCTACCTGCGCGAGCAGGCACTTAAGGGTATTCAAAACGCCGCCAACGATGCCACCGAATCGCTAAGCTCGGCGCAAAACGAAGTTGACAAAGCGCAGCGCGAAGTAAACAAACTCAACCAAGAAATTGACGAGCAACGGGCCAAAATAAAAAAAGAACGTGCTCGCGATGCGAGGAATGTAAAAAATGCAGAAGATGCAGTTAACAGCGCGCAAAAAGAAGTAAACCGCCTTCAAAGCCTCATAAACGCTACCCGAAAAACGATAGAGCAAGAGCGCGCGCGCGATACCAAACGTATAAAAGATGCTGAAAGCGCCGTAGCGAACGCGCAAAGTAAAGTCAATGCGCTGCAAACAGACATTAACAAAATGCGCAAAACCATCAATGCCGAACGCGTTAAAACAACACGCGACCTAAACAGTGCTAAAAAGACGCTCACCAATGCGCAAAACGAGGTGAGCAGCTTACAACGTAAAATAAACACCAATAACAAAAAAATATCGAGCCTAAAGAAAAATATTAGCGATAAAAAACGCTGGTACAACAAGTCTAAGTGGTACCAAAAGAGCTACCGCTGGGCTGAGTTTAGCGCGTACTCTGCTGCAAAGGGTGCAGAAATTACCGCACTCTATACCGCGATAGGCAGCTTAGAAACCGCTAAAGCAACAGCTAACGCCGCTCTCGAAATAGCCAAACAAAGCGTGCGCGGTATTCAGGCAGCTGCAGATACCTTCCCCGTAGATGCCGACCCAAGAATAGCAGCACTATTTACCGCTAAAGAAACCGCCAATATAGCTTTAGAAGCTGCCAAGCAAACATTAAAGGGGCTGCAAGCTACTATTAAACTGGTGCCTGTGGATTCCGATCCTCGCATTCTGGGCTTATTTACCGCTAAAGAAACCGCTAACGCCGCGTTGGAGGTAGCCAAGCAATCCCTAATAAGTTTACAAGCTGCAATTAAAGACTTCCCCATTGATGCAGACCCGCGTATAGCTGCGCTGTTTTCTGCCTTGGGTATGGCCACAGGTGGTTTGCAAAGTGCGAAGCTGATTTTAGAGGGTATTAAGCAAAGCGTGGGCGGGCTAGCCGAAGCCAGTAGCTTTATAGTGGAATATGGCTTAGGTGGCGTGTTAGATATAAAGCGTATTTATTTTGAAGGATCGCTCAACGTTGTAAAAGGTGGTAACGTAAGTATGGCTTTGCAGCTTGTACTGATGAAAAATAACCTTAACGTAGATTTAGCCTTTAGTTTCCACGACCCACTAAAATCGGCGGATGCATTGGTTAAAAAACTGCTAAAAGAAATTGGCTAG
- a CDS encoding glycoside hydrolase family 43 protein, whose translation MKIKCLLLAVYAGLLAACALDAPLKTSSKPLAHFSWFEYQGNDEIFKAPLASNQYQNPILAGYHPDPSIVRVGEDYYLVNSTFGFYPGIPVFHSRDLVNWTQLGNAIHRPEQLSFDGIHLGYNGVYAPAIEYRDGTFYVINTCVACGGNFIVTATNPAGPWSDPIWLPEVIGIDPSLFFDEDGKTYIVHHRNPPVQKYPAHTALWVMEVDSKTFAPVSDDVMLVDGGDEAPWHTEYIEGPHIYKIDGTYYLYAPGGGTGYFHGQLVYRSDNVFGPYEANPNNPVLTQVGLPDDREHPVTATGHADLFQDTNGDWWTVFLGTRVYDLAKPPQDPGNFATGRETFMLPVTWQNGWPHVLEKGEAVPYRVTKPKLPAGKPAPRAMTGNFTVREEFTNASLAPHWLFVRTPRSKWWQTGNGELILEARADTIGAVNQPSFIGRRLAHMTASFATQLTFNPHTVGDEAGLLAVQNDEHFYAFGLGLNSKGQTVLRVRKKAGKNESIRGDTVAEQVVKLKHGHPIYLRVNIGKAELNFAYSTNGKRYTTLLNQADANLLTTAKAGGFTGAVVGMYAESTAQQN comes from the coding sequence ATGAAAATTAAGTGCTTACTCCTTGCTGTTTACGCGGGTCTACTTGCGGCTTGCGCGCTGGACGCGCCGCTCAAAACCTCAAGTAAACCGCTAGCGCATTTTTCGTGGTTTGAATATCAAGGTAACGACGAGATATTTAAGGCTCCACTCGCCTCAAATCAATACCAAAACCCCATACTCGCCGGCTACCACCCAGACCCAAGTATTGTGCGAGTAGGCGAAGATTATTATTTGGTGAACTCCACCTTTGGCTTCTACCCTGGCATTCCAGTATTTCACAGCCGTGACTTAGTGAATTGGACCCAACTGGGTAACGCTATTCACCGCCCAGAGCAACTTTCATTTGATGGTATTCACTTAGGCTACAACGGCGTTTATGCACCGGCAATCGAATACCGCGACGGGACCTTTTACGTAATAAATACCTGCGTAGCCTGCGGAGGAAATTTTATCGTTACCGCCACCAATCCCGCGGGCCCCTGGTCAGACCCAATATGGCTACCAGAGGTAATTGGCATAGACCCCTCGCTATTTTTCGACGAGGACGGCAAAACCTATATCGTGCATCATCGTAATCCACCTGTGCAGAAATACCCTGCCCACACAGCCCTGTGGGTAATGGAAGTTGACTCCAAAACATTTGCGCCGGTATCTGACGATGTAATGCTTGTGGACGGTGGCGACGAAGCGCCATGGCACACAGAATATATTGAAGGGCCGCATATATATAAAATTGATGGCACCTACTACCTCTATGCCCCTGGTGGCGGCACGGGATACTTCCACGGCCAATTGGTGTATAGATCTGACAATGTATTTGGACCCTACGAAGCCAACCCCAATAACCCTGTGTTGACTCAAGTTGGTTTACCCGACGACAGAGAACACCCTGTAACGGCAACGGGTCATGCAGATTTATTTCAAGATACCAACGGCGACTGGTGGACGGTATTTCTGGGTACTCGCGTTTACGATTTAGCTAAGCCACCACAAGACCCCGGCAATTTTGCCACCGGACGCGAAACATTTATGTTGCCAGTAACATGGCAAAACGGCTGGCCACACGTGCTCGAAAAAGGCGAGGCTGTGCCCTACCGAGTAACCAAACCCAAATTACCTGCAGGCAAACCCGCCCCGCGCGCAATGACTGGAAACTTTACTGTGCGCGAGGAATTTACCAACGCTTCGCTTGCCCCCCACTGGCTATTTGTTCGCACACCGCGTTCCAAATGGTGGCAAACAGGTAATGGCGAACTTATTTTAGAAGCGCGCGCCGATACCATTGGGGCAGTTAACCAGCCGTCGTTTATTGGCCGACGGCTCGCTCATATGACGGCCTCCTTCGCCACCCAACTAACCTTTAACCCACACACCGTTGGCGACGAAGCAGGGTTACTCGCCGTACAAAACGACGAACACTTTTACGCCTTTGGCCTAGGGTTAAACAGTAAAGGGCAAACCGTTTTGCGCGTGCGTAAAAAAGCGGGTAAAAATGAATCGATAAGGGGAGATACGGTTGCCGAGCAGGTTGTTAAGCTTAAGCACGGCCACCCTATTTACCTGCGTGTAAATATAGGTAAAGCCGAATTAAATTTCGCGTATAGCACCAACGGCAAACGCTACACCACCTTGTTGAACCAAGCCGATGCCAACCTACTTACCACAGCTAAAGCGGGCGGGTTTACTGGCGCAGTAGTGGGTATGTACGCCGAATCCACCGCACAACAAAACTAA
- a CDS encoding MFS transporter: MNQTLQPRPRPELNFWQIWNMCFGFIGIQFGFALQTANVSRIFQTLGAEIDAIPILWIAGPITGLLVQPIIGYMSDRTWNRFGRRRPYFTIGAVAATACLFIMPHSPALWMAAGMLWIMDASFNIAMEPFRAFVGDMLPPKQRTQGFATQSFFIGVASVVASALPWMLTNWLGMENTAPEGEIPSTVVYAFYFGGAVLVTTVMWTVFRTKEYTPEEIAAFNQYEQHNDSQADTSDDHKNYVAGGIGFAAVAIASTIAIHYFELREELYILAGLAAMFGGLQLIAHILQSKGRIHNAIYQITHDLFNMPRTMVQLAIVQFFSWFALFALWIYTTPAVTAFHYGTSDTTSAMYNKGADWVGIMFAAYNAFAALAAFFIPIMARRWGQKTTHCINLMLGAAGYISMMLIKDPSWLWVSMIGIGFAWASILSLPYAMLSGALPSSKLGLYIGIFNFFIVIPQILAASVLGIAVSGLFDGQAIYALVLGGVFLIIAALATLKVNDQ, translated from the coding sequence ATGAACCAAACTCTTCAGCCTAGGCCGCGGCCCGAACTTAACTTCTGGCAAATCTGGAACATGTGTTTCGGCTTTATCGGTATTCAATTTGGCTTTGCATTACAAACCGCAAACGTCTCCCGTATATTTCAAACCCTAGGCGCAGAGATAGACGCTATTCCTATTTTATGGATAGCAGGCCCTATTACGGGCTTACTTGTTCAACCTATTATTGGCTACATGAGCGACCGCACATGGAATCGCTTTGGTCGCCGCCGCCCTTACTTCACCATTGGTGCCGTCGCCGCTACCGCGTGTTTATTTATTATGCCTCACTCCCCTGCGCTGTGGATGGCAGCCGGCATGCTGTGGATTATGGACGCATCATTTAACATCGCAATGGAACCGTTTCGCGCATTTGTGGGCGACATGTTGCCACCCAAACAACGCACCCAAGGGTTCGCCACCCAAAGCTTTTTTATTGGTGTCGCCTCGGTAGTGGCCTCTGCTTTACCTTGGATGCTAACCAACTGGCTGGGCATGGAAAACACCGCGCCAGAAGGTGAAATACCTTCTACGGTTGTTTACGCATTTTATTTCGGTGGTGCAGTATTAGTTACCACCGTAATGTGGACCGTATTCCGTACCAAAGAATACACTCCAGAAGAAATAGCAGCCTTTAACCAGTACGAGCAACACAACGACAGCCAAGCTGATACTAGCGACGACCACAAAAATTACGTGGCTGGCGGTATTGGATTTGCCGCTGTTGCAATTGCAAGCACCATTGCTATTCATTATTTTGAACTGCGCGAAGAGCTGTATATTCTAGCCGGCCTTGCAGCCATGTTTGGTGGCTTACAACTTATTGCGCACATACTGCAAAGTAAAGGTCGTATCCATAACGCTATTTATCAAATTACCCACGACCTATTTAATATGCCGCGCACCATGGTGCAATTGGCCATAGTGCAATTTTTTAGTTGGTTCGCATTATTTGCACTGTGGATTTACACCACACCTGCAGTAACAGCGTTTCACTACGGCACCAGTGACACTACCTCGGCAATGTACAACAAGGGCGCCGATTGGGTGGGCATAATGTTTGCTGCCTACAATGCCTTCGCTGCGCTAGCTGCGTTTTTTATTCCCATTATGGCGCGCCGTTGGGGCCAAAAAACAACCCATTGCATTAACCTTATGTTGGGTGCTGCAGGCTATATCTCTATGATGCTAATTAAAGATCCATCTTGGCTATGGGTATCAATGATAGGTATTGGCTTTGCGTGGGCCTCTATACTCTCGTTGCCGTACGCCATGCTTTCTGGCGCTTTGCCCAGCTCTAAATTGGGTTTGTATATTGGTATTTTCAATTTCTTTATTGTTATTCCGCAAATACTCGCAGCCAGTGTATTAGGCATTGCCGTAAGCGGTTTATTTGATGGCCAAGCAATTTACGCCCTTGTATTAGGCGGTGTATTTTTAATTATTGCAGCCTTGGCTACGCTCAAAGTTAACGATCAGTAA